From Cecembia calidifontis, one genomic window encodes:
- a CDS encoding bile acid:sodium symporter family protein — translation MDLPSSGPFWVAFLITLAIGIRSKENLKGYTYTILIFAAVTAAMFYPDNFVQIGDYKLSGLIVPLLQIIMFGMGTSMSLSDFKGVVKMPKGVLIGVLCQFSIMPLIGYTLAKTSGFPPEIAAGMILIGCSPSGMASNVMSYLAKANLALSITITAITTMLAPFITPVLMGFLAGEFVEVNVWKMMLDIVKIVIIPIGAGLIFNKFFSGKVKWLDDAMPLVSMIGIAFIIVIITAAGRDSLLDIGLLLIFFVTLHNLAGYTLGYWAAKLLGMNESDCRTISLEVGMQNAGLASGIAKEMARIATVGLAPAVFGPLMNITGSVLASYWHRKPVK, via the coding sequence ATGGACCTTCCTTCATCCGGTCCATTTTGGGTGGCATTCCTGATCACACTAGCCATCGGTATAAGATCCAAGGAAAATTTAAAGGGCTATACTTATACCATTTTGATTTTTGCTGCTGTAACAGCGGCCATGTTTTATCCTGATAATTTTGTCCAAATTGGGGATTACAAACTCAGTGGCCTGATAGTGCCCTTATTGCAGATAATCATGTTTGGCATGGGAACCTCCATGAGTTTATCCGATTTCAAGGGAGTGGTCAAAATGCCCAAAGGAGTATTGATTGGAGTTTTATGTCAATTCTCAATCATGCCCTTAATCGGTTATACCTTGGCCAAGACCAGTGGATTCCCTCCTGAAATCGCAGCAGGCATGATCCTTATCGGTTGTTCACCCAGTGGTATGGCTTCCAATGTCATGAGTTACCTCGCCAAAGCCAATTTGGCCTTATCCATTACCATCACGGCAATTACTACCATGTTGGCCCCATTTATCACCCCTGTTTTGATGGGATTTTTAGCTGGAGAGTTTGTGGAAGTCAATGTCTGGAAAATGATGCTGGACATTGTTAAAATAGTCATCATACCGATAGGAGCAGGTTTAATATTCAATAAGTTTTTCAGTGGTAAAGTGAAATGGCTGGATGATGCCATGCCCCTGGTATCCATGATCGGCATCGCTTTTATCATTGTAATTATTACAGCGGCAGGAAGGGACAGTTTACTTGATATTGGATTGCTTCTGATCTTCTTTGTAACCCTGCATAACCTGGCCGGCTATACCCTGGGCTATTGGGCTGCCAAGTTATTGGGTATGAATGAGAGTGATTGCAGAACCATCTCATTGGAAGTTGGCATGCAAAACGCAGGCCTTGCCTCCGGAATTGCCAAAGAAATGGCAAGAATAGCTACCGTAGGTCTTGCCCCGGCAGTTTTTGGCCCTTTGATGAATATTACCGGATCAGTTCTTGCTTCTTATTGGCACCGCAAACCTGTTAAATGA
- a CDS encoding nuclear transport factor 2 family protein, translating to MKTPIILLSSVLLSFTAFIWNYNSNTESKKVEHAVASLFDSMMKADKASLVTLLSDDLSYGHSSGIIQNKAEFVEEIMSGKPVKLKEIKAENQTITVSGNVAVVRHIFTAKGINAAGEVNPVRIGNCLVWKKEKGSWKLFVRQAYRL from the coding sequence ATGAAAACCCCAATAATTCTTTTATCATCCGTACTATTGAGCTTCACAGCCTTTATTTGGAATTATAATTCCAATACTGAGTCAAAGAAAGTAGAACATGCTGTGGCAAGCCTTTTTGATTCCATGATGAAAGCTGACAAAGCTTCATTGGTAACTTTGCTTTCAGATGATTTAAGCTATGGCCATTCTTCTGGCATCATTCAGAACAAAGCAGAGTTTGTCGAAGAAATTATGAGTGGAAAACCCGTCAAACTTAAAGAAATAAAGGCCGAAAACCAGACGATCACCGTTTCAGGAAATGTGGCTGTGGTACGCCATATTTTTACAGCCAAGGGAATAAATGCCGCAGGAGAAGTCAATCCAGTGCGTATCGGAAATTGTCTGGTTTGGAAAAAAGAAAAGGGAAGCTGGAAGCTTTTTGTCAGACAGGCATACAGGCTTTGA
- a CDS encoding IS1634 family transposase — protein sequence MYFKFSLRKHPDSGRLSGYYRLVESYRNADNRVCHRTILNIGFMEDAAPEQLNKIQKHLTEKYEHKASLFDLEEDPIVRRYVEDFWSRIVSSKKLDIKSEQQLSRMVDMDTIQHSNAREIGAENIAFQTWEKLQLTPLLLSAGFSAEDASLAATQVVSRAVYPASELKTVRWIKENSAVCELTGYDMDKITKDKLYKSALELYKVKDSLEKHLSKRTNELFDLQDKIILYDLTNTYFEGEKPNSKLAQYGRSKEKRKDAKLVVLALVVNVEGFIKYSSILEGNIADCNTLAAMIEKLSVHTCTGPAVVVLDAGIATEENLHLIQSKGYSYLCVSRTKLKDYSYVPDRLTTLLETKSKQNIRLRAVSTEKNTDYYLEVKSPSKEKKEEGMKLQFEQRFEQELQKIQHALNSKGGVKKTDKVHQRIGRAKEKYPSVQYYYEITVESDPKTEQATAMSWKKNPEREQAKADNLGIYFLRTNLNVQEEYIIWNIYNTIREIENAFRTLKTDLDLRPIYHKNDDATMAHLHLGILAYWIVNTVRYQLKQKGIKSCWGEIVRIGNTQKAITTSGKNTYDKVITTRKCTVPNKNLKEIYDILQTKYQPFTKRKSVVHKLELKKTEIPRLQLLTGG from the coding sequence ATGTATTTCAAGTTCTCTTTACGTAAACATCCCGATTCGGGAAGACTCAGCGGATACTACCGGCTGGTGGAAAGTTACCGTAATGCTGACAACAGGGTGTGTCATCGCACTATCCTGAATATAGGTTTCATGGAGGATGCTGCGCCCGAGCAGCTCAACAAAATACAGAAACACCTTACTGAGAAGTATGAGCACAAGGCTTCTCTTTTTGACCTGGAGGAAGATCCAATCGTCAGACGCTATGTTGAAGACTTCTGGAGTCGGATCGTGTCTTCCAAGAAGCTGGATATCAAATCGGAACAGCAACTGTCACGGATGGTGGATATGGATACCATCCAGCACAGTAATGCCAGAGAAATAGGAGCAGAGAATATTGCTTTCCAGACATGGGAGAAGCTGCAGCTTACACCTTTATTACTTTCGGCGGGATTCAGCGCCGAAGATGCAAGTCTTGCAGCCACACAGGTTGTATCCCGTGCGGTATACCCCGCTTCCGAACTCAAAACTGTCCGTTGGATAAAGGAAAACTCGGCAGTCTGTGAGCTTACGGGCTATGATATGGATAAAATAACCAAGGACAAGCTGTACAAAAGTGCGCTTGAGCTATACAAAGTCAAAGATTCACTCGAAAAGCACCTTTCCAAACGTACCAATGAACTCTTTGATCTACAGGATAAGATCATCCTTTATGATCTGACCAACACCTACTTTGAGGGAGAAAAACCGAACAGTAAGCTGGCACAATACGGGAGGAGCAAGGAAAAAAGAAAAGACGCAAAACTTGTTGTGCTGGCACTGGTAGTGAATGTGGAAGGGTTTATCAAGTACTCCTCTATCCTGGAAGGAAACATAGCAGACTGCAACACACTTGCTGCAATGATTGAAAAGCTTTCCGTCCACACCTGTACAGGACCTGCGGTAGTGGTACTCGATGCAGGCATAGCCACCGAAGAAAACCTGCATCTTATCCAGAGCAAAGGATACAGCTACCTCTGTGTAAGCAGGACAAAACTCAAGGATTATAGCTATGTGCCCGACAGGCTTACAACTCTGCTGGAAACAAAATCAAAGCAGAACATCAGACTCAGAGCCGTGTCCACAGAAAAAAACACAGACTATTATTTGGAAGTCAAAAGCCCTTCCAAAGAGAAGAAAGAGGAAGGCATGAAGCTACAGTTCGAACAAAGGTTTGAACAGGAACTGCAAAAAATACAGCATGCCCTCAACAGCAAGGGAGGAGTGAAAAAAACCGATAAAGTCCACCAGCGCATCGGGAGGGCCAAAGAAAAGTATCCATCAGTCCAGTATTATTATGAGATCACTGTTGAAAGTGACCCTAAAACAGAACAGGCGACAGCAATGTCATGGAAGAAAAACCCGGAACGGGAGCAGGCAAAAGCTGATAATCTGGGCATCTATTTTTTACGGACAAACCTGAACGTGCAGGAGGAGTACATCATCTGGAATATCTATAACACTATCAGGGAAATAGAGAATGCCTTCCGTACACTAAAAACCGATCTGGATCTTAGACCGATTTACCATAAAAACGATGATGCCACCATGGCACATCTACATCTGGGAATCCTTGCATATTGGATAGTCAATACAGTGAGGTACCAGCTCAAGCAGAAGGGAATAAAAAGCTGCTGGGGTGAAATAGTGAGAATAGGAAACACACAAAAGGCCATCACTACTTCAGGGAAAAACACCTATGATAAAGTCATTACCACACGCAAGTGTACAGTTCCAAACAAAAACCTAAAAGAAATCTACGACATCCTTCAGACCAAATACCAACCGTTTACAAAAAGAAAATCCGTAGTACACAAACTTGAACTCAAAAAAACAGAAATACCCAGATTACAGCTACTTACAGGCGGATAG
- a CDS encoding outer membrane beta-barrel protein, whose product MKYLFFFVLLCGIQVQLFAQSFSIKGTVLEEGKKESMPFVNVLLLSSSDSSQVGGTVTDIDGRFELSGIRRGEYLLKIQFMGYRDYFQAIQASSNLDLGNLFIIEEATDLNEVVIEARRSTGMQKGDTTQFNADAFKTMKDASAQALIEKLPGISSENGILQAQGENIAQILVDGKPFFGTDVTAALQNIPAEMIDRIEIFDQKSEKAQLSGFDDGERLKTINIITKPNRRKGQFGKTTAGYGSDERYLAGASVNVFDEDTRLTFTGLSNNVNILNYSSDPNVQSNETPQQGVITTNLIGANYTDMWGEKIKVTGSYIYTVTENVGLESRFRDFVTSDQSNKFYTENSRDVRINRRHQADLRLEYNINERNRILYIPRFSARFENENSGFFGETSNGINLINTVENSRIGRYEDFDLFNRFFYSHKFKKPGRNFTARLNFSNGWNLDNSERNAINTFFEENGENVEILNQVTNRDRRGNSWNTRFSYTEPIGKKGQMELEYSVGNRKNDSEQLLFNVLSESGQTDVLALDTALSNSFLSNYLTHEFELGYQYQTEKLKVQAELEYQDASLKNDQFFPVNEVLNRRFQNALPTMRLEYKFSPKTNIQLDYDTWTNEPQVWQLQQAINNNNPLQLRTGNPDLDQAYTNQVRMRFRGNHPDKDRNWFIFAQGRLTNNFIANSILIADEPVEVAEGVVLQQGAQLNRPVNLDGFKDLRSWMSYGFPLGFMKSNFNINAGLGITQRPGQINDQIGFNNSNRISTGFNLSSNISENIDFNIWSRSSFNNVRNTLNSNLNSEFFQQRMRVNFNWIIWNGIIYRLDLNHQINSGLAAGFDTNFTLVNMSLGKKIFNNQRGEISIMAYDILGQNANVRRNITETFVEDFQSNVLQQYVMVSFTYNLRRFSKGMDEKAYNDMYSEN is encoded by the coding sequence ATGAAATACCTCTTCTTTTTTGTGCTGTTGTGCGGGATTCAGGTCCAGTTGTTTGCCCAAAGTTTTTCAATTAAAGGAACTGTTTTGGAAGAGGGAAAAAAAGAATCCATGCCTTTTGTGAATGTCCTTTTGCTGTCCTCCTCTGACTCTTCTCAAGTCGGAGGTACTGTAACTGATATAGATGGTCGTTTTGAATTGTCGGGTATCCGAAGAGGTGAGTACCTTTTGAAAATCCAATTCATGGGCTACAGGGATTACTTCCAGGCCATTCAGGCAAGCTCAAATTTGGATTTGGGCAATTTGTTCATCATTGAAGAGGCAACAGACTTGAATGAGGTAGTGATTGAGGCAAGAAGGTCTACCGGCATGCAAAAGGGCGACACTACCCAATTCAATGCAGATGCATTCAAAACAATGAAAGATGCCAGTGCCCAGGCATTAATTGAAAAACTTCCGGGTATCAGTTCAGAAAATGGGATACTGCAGGCCCAAGGTGAAAATATTGCCCAAATTTTAGTTGATGGTAAGCCCTTCTTTGGAACTGATGTCACGGCGGCATTGCAAAATATACCCGCGGAAATGATTGACCGCATTGAGATTTTTGACCAAAAGTCAGAAAAGGCACAATTGAGCGGATTTGATGATGGCGAAAGGCTAAAGACGATCAATATTATTACCAAACCTAATAGAAGAAAAGGTCAATTTGGAAAAACGACTGCGGGTTATGGTTCGGATGAGCGATACCTTGCCGGTGCCAGTGTCAATGTCTTTGATGAAGATACACGGCTCACCTTTACCGGTTTGAGCAATAACGTGAACATTCTCAACTATTCCAGCGATCCCAATGTACAATCCAATGAGACACCCCAACAAGGCGTGATCACTACCAATTTAATTGGTGCCAATTATACCGATATGTGGGGGGAAAAAATAAAAGTTACCGGTAGCTATATTTATACGGTTACAGAAAATGTTGGATTGGAAAGTAGGTTTAGGGATTTTGTAACTTCTGATCAATCCAACAAATTTTACACTGAAAACAGCAGGGATGTCCGAATCAACCGAAGACATCAAGCTGACCTTCGATTGGAATACAATATCAATGAAAGGAATAGGATTTTATATATTCCCCGATTCTCCGCAAGATTTGAAAATGAAAATTCAGGTTTCTTTGGTGAAACGTCCAATGGAATTAACCTTATCAACACTGTTGAAAATAGCCGTATTGGAAGATATGAAGATTTTGACCTGTTCAATAGGTTTTTTTACAGCCATAAGTTCAAAAAGCCAGGAAGGAATTTTACTGCAAGGTTGAATTTTAGCAATGGCTGGAATTTGGATAATTCAGAAAGGAATGCCATCAATACTTTCTTTGAGGAAAATGGAGAAAATGTGGAAATCCTGAATCAGGTAACCAACAGGGACAGAAGGGGAAATTCCTGGAATACCAGGTTTTCCTACACTGAACCTATTGGAAAAAAAGGGCAAATGGAACTGGAGTATTCTGTAGGAAACAGGAAAAATGATTCCGAACAATTACTTTTTAATGTACTTTCTGAATCAGGACAAACAGATGTCCTCGCTTTGGATACTGCTTTAAGTAACTCTTTTTTGAGTAACTACCTCACCCATGAATTTGAGCTGGGTTATCAATATCAAACGGAAAAACTCAAGGTTCAGGCTGAATTGGAATATCAAGATGCCAGTTTAAAAAATGATCAATTCTTTCCTGTTAATGAGGTGTTGAACAGACGTTTCCAAAATGCCTTGCCTACGATGCGACTGGAGTATAAGTTTTCACCAAAAACCAATATCCAGCTGGATTATGATACCTGGACCAACGAGCCGCAGGTTTGGCAACTTCAGCAGGCCATCAATAACAACAATCCTCTCCAATTACGCACAGGAAATCCTGATCTTGATCAGGCCTACACTAATCAGGTTCGTATGAGGTTCAGAGGCAATCACCCTGACAAAGACAGAAACTGGTTCATATTTGCACAAGGCCGATTGACCAATAACTTCATAGCCAACAGTATTTTGATTGCCGATGAGCCGGTGGAAGTTGCTGAAGGAGTAGTATTGCAGCAAGGTGCTCAGTTAAACAGGCCTGTGAACCTTGATGGCTTTAAAGACCTAAGGTCTTGGATGAGTTATGGTTTTCCTTTGGGTTTTATGAAATCCAATTTCAATATCAATGCCGGATTGGGGATTACCCAGCGTCCAGGTCAGATTAATGATCAGATTGGATTTAACAATTCCAACCGAATCAGTACAGGTTTTAACCTCAGCAGCAATATCAGTGAAAATATTGATTTCAACATCTGGTCCAGGTCTTCGTTTAACAATGTCAGAAACACACTCAATTCCAACCTGAACTCGGAATTTTTCCAACAGCGGATGAGGGTTAATTTCAACTGGATTATCTGGAACGGTATCATCTACAGGCTTGATCTAAACCATCAGATCAACAGTGGCCTCGCAGCCGGATTTGACACCAATTTCACTTTGGTCAACATGAGCTTGGGTAAAAAAATCTTCAACAACCAAAGAGGTGAAATTTCTATCATGGCTTATGATATTTTAGGACAGAATGCCAATGTAAGAAGAAATATCACTGAGACTTTTGTGGAAGACTTCCAGTCAAATGTTCTTCAGCAATACGTCATGGTAAGCTTTACTTACAATCTTAGAAGGTTTAGTAAAGGTATGGATGAAAAAGCGTATAATGATATGTATTCAGAGAATTGA
- a CDS encoding SLC13 family permease, whose translation MELDIQVIIVLGILVATVIMMVFEIFRIDVVAIITMLALGWSGILTTDEMLKGFSSNAVISMIAVMILGYGITTTGVMEKFSEFILKKVGNDKNKIIGLISSAVGTLSAFMQNIGAAALFLPGTIEISRKTKIPISQLVMPLGFAAILGGSLTMVGSGHLILINDLLKAADLEPYGLFAVTPIGAVLLIAGILYFFILGNVVLPSVSGAGAKKSAQEKLMETLRLSKHIWYLSIQKDSPLVGLTAESSGIWKNFHVNIIALSQGQDIIYAPWRETAFQAGQILALLGKENDVKALAEAFGLKAESAPSLFNRLDKPEDSGFAEVILPASSEIIGKSLREYGFRRRFALEPLQIFHNGEEIKGDFSDHIFQQGDTLIVYGLWDNIRILKDQSDLIVATPIEAEPKNQSKTVPAVASFALGIFLTFVGVPIALAFLTGALAMILSRVISIQQAYDAIDWKVVFLLAGLIPLGIAMQKTGAAYFLAENVMGLIEGQSPLLLVIAITVLATVFSLFMSNVGAVVVLAPLVIGMAEIAGLDPRPLTLLAAVSVSNSFVLPTHQVNALMMSTGGYKNKDYIKAGSGMTVLFLVLTVIVFYFFYL comes from the coding sequence ATGGAATTAGACATTCAGGTAATCATTGTTTTAGGCATATTGGTTGCCACCGTCATCATGATGGTGTTTGAAATATTTAGGATTGACGTGGTGGCCATTATTACGATGCTGGCCTTAGGTTGGTCTGGTATTCTTACCACAGATGAAATGCTCAAAGGCTTTTCGAGTAACGCTGTAATCTCTATGATAGCCGTTATGATTTTAGGCTATGGAATTACCACAACCGGGGTTATGGAAAAGTTTTCAGAGTTTATCTTGAAAAAAGTTGGTAACGATAAAAACAAAATAATTGGTCTGATATCATCGGCTGTAGGTACCCTTTCTGCATTTATGCAAAACATTGGGGCAGCGGCGCTCTTTCTTCCGGGCACTATTGAAATTTCAAGAAAGACAAAGATTCCTATTTCGCAATTGGTCATGCCTTTGGGTTTTGCGGCCATTTTGGGAGGATCACTCACTATGGTGGGTTCCGGTCACCTGATACTTATCAATGATTTACTGAAAGCTGCAGACCTGGAACCCTATGGGCTTTTTGCTGTGACGCCTATCGGCGCTGTGCTTTTGATTGCTGGTATTCTCTATTTTTTCATTTTGGGAAATGTAGTGCTTCCATCTGTCAGTGGTGCTGGTGCTAAAAAATCCGCCCAGGAAAAGTTGATGGAAACACTTCGCCTTTCTAAGCATATCTGGTATTTATCCATTCAAAAAGACAGTCCCTTGGTGGGATTGACAGCTGAAAGTTCAGGTATTTGGAAAAATTTCCATGTCAATATCATAGCACTTTCTCAAGGACAGGATATCATTTATGCGCCATGGCGAGAAACTGCCTTTCAGGCTGGGCAGATTTTGGCCCTTTTGGGAAAGGAAAATGATGTCAAGGCTTTGGCAGAGGCTTTTGGACTTAAGGCAGAATCTGCCCCTTCCCTGTTCAATAGACTTGACAAGCCCGAAGATTCAGGTTTTGCCGAAGTTATTTTGCCTGCCAGTTCAGAGATCATTGGAAAAAGCCTAAGAGAATATGGTTTCAGAAGGCGTTTTGCACTGGAGCCTTTGCAAATATTTCATAACGGAGAAGAAATAAAAGGTGATTTTTCTGACCATATTTTCCAGCAAGGGGATACATTGATAGTTTATGGTCTTTGGGACAATATCAGGATTTTAAAAGACCAGTCTGACCTTATTGTAGCTACCCCGATTGAGGCGGAACCCAAAAACCAATCCAAAACCGTTCCCGCAGTTGCCAGTTTTGCTCTTGGCATCTTTTTGACTTTTGTAGGTGTGCCGATAGCTCTTGCATTCCTTACAGGTGCATTGGCCATGATTCTTTCCAGGGTTATCAGCATCCAACAGGCTTATGATGCCATTGATTGGAAAGTAGTGTTTCTTTTGGCAGGTTTGATTCCACTGGGCATTGCCATGCAGAAAACGGGGGCAGCTTATTTTCTTGCTGAAAATGTGATGGGACTGATCGAAGGACAATCTCCTCTCCTATTGGTGATTGCCATCACTGTTCTTGCTACCGTATTTTCATTGTTTATGTCAAACGTGGGTGCAGTTGTAGTTTTGGCACCTTTGGTAATCGGTATGGCTGAGATTGCAGGACTAGACCCAAGGCCCTTGACGTTGTTGGCTGCGGTAAGTGTCTCCAATTCTTTTGTTCTTCCAACCCATCAGGTAAATGCCCTGATGATGTCAACAGGAGGTTATAAAAACAAGGATTACATCAAAGCTGGCAGTGGTATGACTGTACTGTTTCTGGTGCTGACCGTAATTGTATTTTATTTCTTCTATCTGTAA
- a CDS encoding IS1595 family transposase, which produces MNILQFNERYPDEASCIHYLKEQREREGVICKNCNSKDHYWLNSLNMFQCKHCKFRTGLKNGTIMENSKLPLRTWLLAMTLVSATKKGFSCLELQRQMGHSRYETVFRLYHKLREAMGKRDSQYKLEDMVEYDEAFVSKATKSSEKTKLKKGRGSQKQATVAVMAESSILEDLITGEKDKSCRYFKMVKIDNLKAKTAEKLIKGLIDKKAVLQTDESTTYANLEDCIDVHVSELSSTKEGKFNLKWAHIAISNLKRDLQKYHMVSEKMLQNYLNEFCYKLNRRYFGKKLFDRLVIASICPYLYTSG; this is translated from the coding sequence ATGAATATTCTACAATTCAATGAAAGATATCCTGATGAGGCAAGTTGCATCCATTACTTGAAGGAACAAAGGGAAAGAGAAGGTGTCATTTGCAAGAATTGTAATTCCAAGGATCACTACTGGCTTAATTCTCTCAATATGTTCCAATGTAAACATTGTAAATTTAGGACAGGACTGAAAAATGGTACTATTATGGAAAACAGCAAGTTACCATTGAGGACTTGGTTGCTTGCAATGACTCTTGTAAGCGCAACCAAGAAGGGATTTAGCTGCCTTGAACTACAGAGGCAGATGGGTCATAGCAGATACGAGACTGTTTTCAGACTGTATCACAAGCTCCGGGAAGCAATGGGTAAACGTGACAGCCAATATAAACTAGAAGATATGGTTGAATATGATGAGGCTTTTGTAAGCAAGGCAACAAAATCTTCGGAAAAGACGAAGCTGAAGAAAGGCCGTGGAAGCCAAAAACAAGCTACTGTCGCTGTTATGGCTGAATCATCTATTCTTGAAGACCTAATTACTGGAGAAAAGGACAAAAGCTGCAGATATTTCAAGATGGTCAAAATAGATAACTTGAAGGCAAAAACAGCCGAAAAACTGATAAAAGGACTGATTGACAAAAAAGCCGTGCTCCAAACTGATGAAAGTACGACTTATGCTAACCTAGAAGATTGTATCGATGTTCACGTGAGCGAATTATCTTCCACAAAAGAGGGCAAGTTCAACCTCAAATGGGCACATATAGCAATAAGCAACCTTAAAAGGGATTTACAGAAGTACCATATGGTTTCAGAAAAGATGCTTCAAAACTATCTCAATGAATTCTGTTATAAACTAAACCGAAGATACTTTGGTAAAAAACTCTTTGATAGACTTGTTATTGCGAGCATTTGCCCCTACTTGTATACAAGCGGATAA
- a CDS encoding DUF6266 family protein codes for MGKINQGILGGVSGQVGNVIGGTWKGIDYLRIKPSSVANPRTEGQVDQRSKFSTVLQFLQPMTDFLRVGFKLYANRMTQFNAAMSYNLNNAVTGAYPNFMIDYASALVTRGNLTGAANGAATSPSAGNVEATWTDNSDSGSARATDKALIVLLNTTRGEAVFTTAGPARSAGSATIPVPSEYSGEDVEVFLGFVSEDGTKVANSVYLGSVTVA; via the coding sequence ATGGGAAAAATTAATCAAGGTATTCTCGGTGGTGTCTCAGGACAGGTTGGGAATGTAATCGGTGGAACTTGGAAGGGCATCGATTACCTGCGCATCAAACCTTCCAGTGTAGCGAACCCAAGAACTGAAGGTCAGGTTGACCAACGTTCTAAATTCTCAACTGTCTTGCAGTTCTTGCAACCAATGACAGATTTCCTGAGAGTCGGTTTCAAGTTGTATGCAAACCGTATGACCCAATTCAATGCGGCCATGTCTTACAACCTGAACAATGCAGTTACCGGAGCTTATCCAAACTTCATGATTGACTATGCAAGTGCATTGGTTACTCGTGGTAACTTAACAGGTGCGGCAAACGGTGCAGCCACTTCTCCAAGTGCTGGAAACGTAGAAGCAACCTGGACAGACAACTCCGATAGTGGAAGTGCAAGAGCGACAGACAAAGCTCTGATTGTTCTTTTGAACACTACCCGAGGGGAAGCAGTGTTCACCACTGCGGGACCAGCAAGGTCTGCCGGATCAGCGACCATTCCAGTGCCTTCTGAGTACTCAGGAGAAGACGTTGAAGTCTTCTTAGGTTTTGTATCAGAAGACGGAACTAAAGTCGCCAACAGCGTTTATTTAGGCTCTGTAACAGTTGCGTAA
- a CDS encoding DUF6943 family protein: MKSFRIKTHRLESSYQQPHFFILNKGLNSGKPLNNACPNCFVCLTDNQEDREFLFWLCFGLWRSKSFHYLLKGSVIPFVTIDEIRKLIRESSTKASCKAQAFQKAIHALQLLDTNEQKIKVTLKMIDTARQAIFYDMMKETGAG; this comes from the coding sequence ATGAAATCGTTTCGTATCAAAACACACCGACTGGAAAGCAGCTACCAACAGCCGCACTTCTTTATCCTGAATAAAGGATTGAACAGCGGGAAACCGCTCAACAACGCTTGCCCGAATTGCTTTGTTTGCCTCACCGACAACCAAGAGGACAGGGAATTTCTCTTTTGGCTTTGCTTTGGATTGTGGAGGTCAAAATCATTTCACTATCTCCTGAAAGGCTCCGTGATTCCATTTGTGACTATTGATGAAATCCGAAAGCTGATCCGGGAAAGCTCTACCAAAGCAAGCTGCAAAGCTCAGGCATTTCAAAAGGCAATTCACGCCCTTCAACTACTCGATACCAACGAGCAAAAAATCAAGGTCACACTAAAGATGATTGATACTGCCAGACAAGCCATATTTTATGACATGATGAAAGAAACAGGCGCAGGGTAA
- a CDS encoding GDCCVxC domain-containing (seleno)protein, translated as MSEVVLKSTITCPKCGHEKEETMPTDACQYFYECENCMEILKPLQGDCCVYCSYGTVACPPIQEGGNSSCCR; from the coding sequence ATGAGTGAAGTAGTCCTTAAATCAACAATTACTTGTCCTAAATGTGGACATGAGAAAGAAGAAACCATGCCTACAGATGCGTGTCAGTATTTCTATGAGTGCGAAAATTGTATGGAGATACTTAAACCGTTACAAGGTGATTGTTGCGTTTACTGCTCTTATGGTACAGTGGCATGCCCACCAATCCAAGAAGGTGGTAACAGTTCATGCTGTCGGTAA
- the merTP gene encoding mercuric transport protein MerTP, whose product MTNKKSSSLVITSVLTAISASLCCITPVLALLAGSSGVAATFSWLEPFRPWLIGITVVVLAFAWYQKLRPRTEEEIACVCDEEKPSFWQSKKFLGIVTVFAAIMLAFPYYSDTFYPKTKLSESENVNFESTYEINIVGMTCTGCEEHVKLEIGKLPGILGLEVSYEKANAVVMFDESKTDIEQVKSAVNKTGYKVESVNKSK is encoded by the coding sequence ATGACGAACAAGAAATCAAGCTCATTAGTAATTACAAGCGTATTGACGGCTATTAGTGCATCACTTTGTTGCATTACACCAGTGTTGGCACTACTTGCAGGTTCAAGTGGAGTAGCTGCAACATTTTCTTGGTTAGAACCTTTTCGCCCTTGGTTGATTGGAATAACAGTAGTCGTTTTAGCATTTGCATGGTATCAGAAATTGAGGCCAAGAACGGAGGAAGAAATTGCCTGCGTTTGTGATGAAGAAAAGCCCTCTTTTTGGCAGTCAAAGAAATTCCTTGGTATAGTGACGGTATTTGCAGCGATCATGCTTGCATTCCCTTATTACTCAGATACTTTTTACCCCAAAACCAAACTATCAGAATCAGAAAATGTCAATTTCGAATCAACCTACGAAATCAATATTGTTGGAATGACCTGTACGGGATGCGAAGAACATGTAAAACTTGAAATTGGTAAGCTTCCTGGTATTTTAGGATTAGAGGTTTCTTATGAAAAAGCAAATGCAGTGGTAATGTTTGATGAATCTAAAACAGACATTGAGCAAGTAAAATCAGCTGTTAACAAAACAGGTTACAAAGTAGAATCGGTAAACAAATCAAAATGA